A section of the Brachyhypopomus gauderio isolate BG-103 chromosome 13, BGAUD_0.2, whole genome shotgun sequence genome encodes:
- the crygn2 gene encoding gamma-crystallin N-B isoform X2: protein MSQYSGKIVFYEGRCFTGRKLEVFGDCDNFQDRGFMNRVNSIRVESGAWICYDHPDFKGLQYILERGEYPDFQRWNSHNDHMGSCRTVRMHGEHYRIQLFDSCNYTGQCTELCDDCPFLQSCGLGKTCINSLRVFGDGAWVMYEEPNFRGRMYIVERGSYSRHTEWQAQNPTIQSIRRVVNYF from the exons ATGTCACAGTATTCTGGGAAG ATAGTGTTTTACGAGGGAAGATGCTTCACTGGAAGGAAGCTGGAAGTGTTCGGGGACTGTGATAACTTTCAGGACCGTGGCTTCATGAACAGGGTGAACTCCATCCGTGTGGAGAGTGGAGCGTGGATCTGCTACGACCATCCCGACTTCAAGGGCCTTCAGTACATCCTGGAGCGTGGGGAGTACCCCGACTTCCAGCGCTGGAACTCCCACAACGACCACATGGGCTCCTGCAGGACTGTCAGGATG CACGGAGAGCACTACAGGATCCAGCTGTTTGACAGCTGCAACTACACGGGCCAGTGCACCGAGCTGTGTGACGACTGCCCCTTCCTGCAGAGCTGCGGGCTCGGCAAGACCTGCATCAACTCCCTCAGGGTGTTTGGAGACGGAGC GTGGGTGATGTATGAGGAGCCCAACTTCCGTGGCCGTATGTACATCGTGGAGAGAGGATCCTACAGCAGACACACCGAGTGGCAGGCCCAGAACCCCACCATCCAGTCCATCCGCAGAGTCGTCAACTACTTCTGA
- the crygn2 gene encoding gamma-crystallin N-B isoform X1, giving the protein MYCKQHLIYSKCFLSPPKRWTWYLTSPCAVCSPLLLPPLPQIVFYEGRCFTGRKLEVFGDCDNFQDRGFMNRVNSIRVESGAWICYDHPDFKGLQYILERGEYPDFQRWNSHNDHMGSCRTVRMHGEHYRIQLFDSCNYTGQCTELCDDCPFLQSCGLGKTCINSLRVFGDGAWVMYEEPNFRGRMYIVERGSYSRHTEWQAQNPTIQSIRRVVNYF; this is encoded by the exons ATGTACTGCAAACAACATCTAATTTACAGCAAGTGTTTCCTCTCCCCTCCCAAGAGGTGGACCTGGTACCTAACCAGCCCGTGTGCTGTATGCTCTCCTCTGTTGCTCCCTCCTCTGCCACAGATAGTGTTTTACGAGGGAAGATGCTTCACTGGAAGGAAGCTGGAAGTGTTCGGGGACTGTGATAACTTTCAGGACCGTGGCTTCATGAACAGGGTGAACTCCATCCGTGTGGAGAGTGGAGCGTGGATCTGCTACGACCATCCCGACTTCAAGGGCCTTCAGTACATCCTGGAGCGTGGGGAGTACCCCGACTTCCAGCGCTGGAACTCCCACAACGACCACATGGGCTCCTGCAGGACTGTCAGGATG CACGGAGAGCACTACAGGATCCAGCTGTTTGACAGCTGCAACTACACGGGCCAGTGCACCGAGCTGTGTGACGACTGCCCCTTCCTGCAGAGCTGCGGGCTCGGCAAGACCTGCATCAACTCCCTCAGGGTGTTTGGAGACGGAGC GTGGGTGATGTATGAGGAGCCCAACTTCCGTGGCCGTATGTACATCGTGGAGAGAGGATCCTACAGCAGACACACCGAGTGGCAGGCCCAGAACCCCACCATCCAGTCCATCCGCAGAGTCGTCAACTACTTCTGA
- the nub1 gene encoding NEDD8 ultimate buster 1, which yields MAEQYVQSKLISLLKQEKIQLWNPPYTTDTNEAGQQQLQELAVRYSQVVEVPLLDVENALEDIRSQAVKRGKGNKTYRETNVATLELHLPRDIRKDGKKKSHLETKLDITAKDLMNLITGTYFIKEIKLILNGKTLSPEKRLDEQNVKNNSKIMVLKVSEPECKREMMEAEEKKRLQEESVQRTRKGFELLSERDGSEDPATTPFLEIADQKGNPIQIPAEEKKALILAMGCHEKGRALMKRKEYPGALCHLLLADEQFRKCDSKLLNTVDNYAVLQLDIVWCYRGLEALDCLHDCEQRLQRAEDCFLKCYGEEQQRLQQIKRNTGGEDVLFLRLYLLQSLLTYLNGCKIEAMEKLEKGETLHSRLTLDSEKMTQLMSMGFSEQDARLGLRACRGNLEQAVAHITQRNKEREEVKRKEREKRRRRVEAINTLVELGYSKKAAAKALHDTSGDVDKAYRLLLDSSEASSSGSAQPDADRQTKVDQMAYLGFQREAVEAALRLTGDDVVNATQMLLDNVGLLPPDLLSPSPPSSSSEEPSTSDSTASGLSSSMDTDLVNEVLEDIPRHEEDYLDVTLEEEASLIAQMRSYLEWKSAPTS from the exons ATGGCCGAGCAGTACGTCCAGTCGAAGCTCATTTCACTCCTCAAACAGGAGAAAATACAGCTGTGGAATCCGCCTTACACAACGGACACCAACGAAGCGGGCCAGCAGCAGCTGCAG GAGCTTGCTGTTAGATACTCCCAGGTGGTCGAGGTTCCCCTGCTGGATGTGGAGAACGCTCTGGAAGACATCAGGTCTCAGGCCGTCAAAAGAGGGAAAGGAAACAAGACATACAGAGAAACCAATGTTGCAACTCTAGAACTCCATCTGCCCAGAGACATTAGAAAG GATGGTAAAAAGAAATCCCACTTGGAAACGAAACTGGATATTACTGCCAAAGATCTTATGAATCT AATTACAGGGACGTATTTCATCAAAGAAATAAAGTTGATTCTAAATGGAAAGACACTGTCTCCAG AGAAACGACTCGATGAGCAGAATGTGAAGAACAACAGTAAAATTATGGTGCTAAAGGTGAGCGAGCCAGAATGTAAAAGAGAGATGATGGAGGCAGAGGAAAAAAAGCGTCTGCAGGAAGAAAGTGTGCAGAGGACTCGGAAAGGGTTCGAGCTCCTCTCGGAGCGAG ATGGCAGCGAAGATCCTGCCACTACCCCGTTTCTGGAGATAGCCGATCAGAAAGGCAACCCTATCCAGATCCCAGCCGAAGAGAAAAAG GCTCTGATACTGGCCATGGGCTGCCATGAGAAAGGCAGAGCCCTGATGAAGAGGAAGGAGTATCCTGGCGCTCTCTGCCACCTGCTTCTAGCAGATGAGCAATTTCG CAAATGTGACTCTAAGCTGTTGAACACGGTGGACAACTACGCCGTGCTGCAGCTGGACATTGTGTGGTGTTACCGTGGCCTGGAGGCACTGGACTGCCTGCACGACTGTGagcagaggctgcagagagcaGAGGACTGCTTCCTCAAGTGTTACGGAGAAGAGCAGCAGAGACTGCAGCAAATCAAG CGGAACACCGGAGGAGAGGACGTCCTGTTTCTGAGGCTGTATCTCCTGCAGAGTCTGTTGACTTACCTGAATGGATGTAAGATCGAAGCAATGGAGAAGCTCGAGAAG GGCGAGACCCTGCACAGCCGTCTGACTCTGGACTCGGAGAAGATGACGCAGCTGATGAGTATGGGCTTCAGTGAGCAGGACGCTCGGCTGGGCCTGAGAGCGTGCAGGGGCAACTTGGAGCAGGCCGTGGCCCATATCACCCAGCGCAACAAG GAGCGGGAGGAGGTCAaaaggaaggagagggagaagaggagacggCGTGTGGAGGCCATCAACACACTAGTGGAGCTGGGTTATAGCAAGAAAGCTGCAGCCAAGGCCCTTCACGACACCAGTGGAGATGTGGACAAAGCGTACAGG CTCCTTCTGGATTCGAGTGAAGCCAGCAGCTCAGGGTCAGCTCAACcagatgcagacagacagacaaaagtGGATCAG aTGGCCTACCTGGGCTTCCAGAGGGAGGCAGTAGAAGCAGCTCTAAGGTTGACAGGAGATGATGTCGTTAATGCCACTCAGATGCTGTTGGATAATGTGGGCCTGCTCCCTCCAGACCTGCTGTCACCTTCTCCACCATCCTCATCCTCAGAGGAGCCCAGCACCTCGGACTCCACAG CTTCAGGCTTGAGCAGTAGCATGGATACAGACCTGGTGAATGAGGTCTTGGAGGACATCCCCAGACATGAGGAGGATTACCTGGACGTCACTCTGGAGGAGGAGGCCAGTCTGATCGCTCAGATGAGGTCCTATCTGGAATGGAAGTCTGCACCCACCAGCTGA